One stretch of Halobacillus litoralis DNA includes these proteins:
- a CDS encoding TIM barrel protein — MAHSIGLSGSTILSHRDRFPELFDKGLPHVEIGEFGDRDSYLSFLSLARENKVSFGIHVPHFRENSKYDLLEEVKMEPSHARKLFVKEVQEAARSGASYVLVHFPYFKAEAEFTHEKIEEGLQFLHHLQELYGIPIVCEPKLGQNKSPAGIQYLYDFPMKLWEKYGLSICIDIGDYRIAVGDKWREYIEPLLPFTKVVHMHNVRFTDEGYIWRPIHPNFEKQGTAFDMAPCIELLAKGRDKYFILEHTPHTNPSEEDVDEGIEWVTQQLK; from the coding sequence TTGGCTCATTCTATTGGGTTGTCTGGAAGTACCATCTTGTCCCATCGTGACCGGTTTCCAGAGCTGTTTGATAAAGGATTGCCTCATGTGGAAATAGGAGAGTTTGGGGACAGAGATTCCTACCTCTCCTTTTTGAGTTTAGCCAGAGAGAACAAAGTTAGTTTTGGTATTCATGTTCCTCACTTCAGAGAAAACAGCAAGTATGACCTTTTAGAAGAAGTGAAAATGGAACCGTCCCATGCGAGGAAATTGTTTGTAAAGGAAGTGCAGGAAGCGGCTCGATCAGGGGCTTCCTATGTCCTTGTTCATTTTCCTTACTTCAAAGCTGAGGCGGAGTTTACGCACGAAAAGATAGAGGAAGGATTGCAGTTTTTACATCACTTACAGGAATTGTATGGAATTCCGATTGTGTGTGAACCAAAACTCGGCCAAAATAAATCACCTGCAGGCATTCAGTACTTGTATGATTTTCCTATGAAACTCTGGGAAAAATACGGGCTGAGTATTTGTATCGATATCGGAGATTATAGGATTGCAGTGGGAGACAAGTGGAGAGAGTATATCGAACCGCTTCTTCCATTTACAAAAGTCGTACATATGCATAACGTCCGTTTCACTGATGAAGGGTATATTTGGAGACCCATTCACCCGAATTTTGAAAAACAAGGCACGGCCTTTGATATGGCGCCTTGTATAGAGCTTCTGGCTAAGGGCAGGGACAAATATTTCATACTCGAGCACACCCCGCACACAAATCCTTCTGAAGAAGATGTCGATGAAGGGATCGAATGGGTTACCCAACAACTCAAGTAA
- a CDS encoding AI-2E family transporter: protein MSDRSSKWLRRFTIFFIILLSLLLLAWLFPYYDGVLIVMGKVLLPFLLALVLSLLLHPLVHAIEDLGLSRTVSILVIFVLFFSLTAFGLYKGIPRLLDQLKLLNEHLPYLVESYQNWTKQLYAQTEKLPDGLHHEVDARFASFEEWVSGRVLALLAGLSGIFNMIVLLAVVPVMTFYFLKDYKSIGKTLVFLLPSKWHEESKRLVRELNHSLGGYIRGQLLISLFVGVLATAGFWLIDLPYPLVLGLIAGLTNIIPYFGPLLGAGPAVIVALTVSVNTLLLTLAVVLIIQLVEGNLLSPYIMGKSIHIHPLFIILALLVGGEVAGIPGLILAVPVLTCLKVVASEIRTGRLNIDR, encoded by the coding sequence ATGAGTGATCGCTCCTCTAAATGGTTGCGGAGATTCACCATCTTTTTTATTATCTTACTTTCTCTCTTATTGCTAGCCTGGTTGTTTCCATATTATGACGGTGTCCTCATCGTCATGGGTAAAGTACTCTTGCCATTTTTGCTCGCTCTCGTTTTGTCTCTTTTGCTGCATCCACTCGTCCACGCGATTGAGGATCTTGGCCTATCCCGTACGGTCAGCATACTTGTGATTTTTGTGCTGTTCTTTTCGTTGACGGCCTTTGGACTGTATAAAGGGATTCCACGTTTGCTTGATCAATTGAAACTTCTGAATGAGCATTTGCCTTATTTGGTTGAGTCCTATCAAAATTGGACAAAGCAGCTTTATGCCCAAACAGAAAAGTTACCGGATGGTCTGCATCATGAAGTGGATGCCCGTTTTGCAAGCTTTGAAGAATGGGTGAGCGGAAGAGTGCTAGCCCTACTAGCTGGTCTTAGCGGGATTTTTAACATGATTGTTCTTCTGGCTGTTGTGCCTGTGATGACCTTTTATTTTCTGAAGGACTATAAGAGCATAGGAAAAACTCTAGTTTTTTTACTTCCTTCTAAATGGCACGAGGAGTCCAAGCGATTGGTTAGAGAGTTGAATCATTCTCTAGGAGGCTATATTCGAGGGCAGCTATTGATCAGTTTATTTGTTGGTGTATTAGCTACCGCGGGTTTTTGGTTGATTGATCTACCTTACCCCTTGGTTTTAGGTTTAATTGCCGGCCTGACCAATATCATTCCCTATTTTGGTCCTCTTCTTGGAGCGGGGCCTGCCGTTATTGTTGCTCTTACTGTCAGTGTGAATACACTCCTTCTTACATTAGCTGTCGTTCTGATCATTCAATTGGTTGAAGGAAATCTCCTTTCTCCGTATATCATGGGTAAGAGTATCCATATCCACCCCTTGTTCATCATCCTGGCCTTACTAGTGGGCGGAGAGGTGGCCGGGATCCCCGGACTGATTTTGGCGGTTCCTGTATTGACTTGTTTGAAAGTAGTGGCGTCTGAAATCCGTACAGGAAGGTTAAATATTGACAGATGA